One window of Phoenix dactylifera cultivar Barhee BC4 chromosome 5, palm_55x_up_171113_PBpolish2nd_filt_p, whole genome shotgun sequence genomic DNA carries:
- the LOC103722359 gene encoding uncharacterized protein LOC103722359 isoform X2 translates to MGKRSYKRAARSEKDNAGCMWGLISMFDFRRGHSSQKLLSNRKHGSGRRVGIRYSRSELDNSEEKQEIEDDFDEEKEGMVNLGMPSVKELMEEEMSKAHSPKKIPSDEVEQMLSDLGHNVHLEKKHKKRSKNQKVNSYLHVHDLNAPASLDCHINSMEGSLNFDLAAFFTEFYGYNDGCQERHADCKRMIDSSPSLKAVDLGKHYHHDEPDSQIEQKKSILQKALGRVAEAILNQKLVEAEQLTGNRGAQSEEFINAVEILNSNKELLLKLIQDPNSVLLKHIQDIQNAQIGKKFQLKSCQNLEESELLEEEIGSSVQCEESASNKPFHKRNRHKFFRNKDQSTGTGPPEGNASSQDLNRIVVLKPSPARIQNPSIIISPSSSPQSHHSLKCQKDGQRVVSHFSLKEIKRKLRRLIGESKREHHLISMDSVLHKISSGSKSSGDTGKQIAGESEVTSLASKTSCNTDSGSQSSAISKKTDKKIRPKECQLNVKSDVTFRGVGSFFYEEAKKHLAEMLHTGDQINNLPSEHGSKSIGRILSLPEYNLLSPRDGPASEKDLDLSPKQTRLSSSRQFKQEDAASHLSPSRQNSKSTECNASNPVDETQVLESNPELIDTQTHEENCIGEALNPKDASLEGCNHMDELSESCSTEPIAIGERLDVRGLELGSLLEKPQQLTPSVSILPSSYESISEKLDRPSPVSVLEPCFSDGTVSPASMMVEQTELPIQPQELHFEEHDISSVVLTSSNSEVNQRFHLDDKEARFEYIKTVLEISGLSMDELLKGWNLNDQFLEPSLFDEVGTSYGQLQNNPKLLFDCINEVLMEMQERFFRFNPWVSFIKPNVRPVPVDGDFIQEVSKGIDWHLCMQFPSTVDQIVRKNLDSGTWINLRFETEDIWIEIEYTLLDDLLEETAYEFWFEP, encoded by the exons ATGGGAAAGAGATCTTACAAGCGAGCTGCACGGTCTGAAAAGGACAATGCAGGCTGTATGTGGGGTTTGATTAGCATGTTTGATTTCCGCCGGGGTCATTCAAGTCAGAAGTTGCTTTCAAATAGGAAACATGGGAGTGGTAGACGTGTTG GTATCAGATATTCAAGAAGTGAACTTGACAATTCTGAGGAGAAACAAGAAATTGAAGAT GATTTTgacgaagaaaaagaaggaatggTTAATTTGGGTATGCCTAGTGTCAAAGAACTCATGGAGGAAGAAATGTCTAAAGCACATTCCCCGAAGAAGATTCCGAGTGATGAAGTCGAACAGATGCTGTCTGACTTGGGACATAATGTCCATCTTgagaaaaaacataaaaaaagaagcaagaatCAGAAAGTAAACTCATATCTTCATGTCCATGATTTGAATGCTCCTGCAAGCTTGGATTGTCATATAAACTCAATGGAAGGATCTCTCAATTTTGACTTAGCTGCATTTTTCACAGAATTCTATGGTTACAATGATGGATGCCAAGAAAGGCATGCAGATTGTAAAAGAATGATTGATTCAAGTCCTTCCTTAAAAGCTGTTGATCTGGGGAAGCATTATCATCATGACGAACCTGATTCCCAAATTGAACAGAAGAAATCTATTCTTCAAAAGGCACTTGGTAGAGTAGCAGAGGCTATTTTAAATCAGAAGCTTGTTGAAGCAGAACAACTTACCGGCAACAGGGGAGCCCAGTCTGAAGAGTTCATCAATGCAGTAGAGATACTGAATTCGAACAAGGAATTGTTATTAAAGCTAATTCAGGATCCAAATTCAGTTCTGTTAAAACATATTCAAGATATTCAGAATGCTCAAATTGGAAAAAAGTTTCAGCTGAAGTCTTGTCAAAACTTGGAAGAAAGTGAATTGCTAGAAGAAGAGATTGGCAGTTCAGTTCAATGCGAAGAATCTGCCAGTAATAAACCTTTTCACAAACGAAACAGACATAAGTTCTTTAGAAACAAGGATCAGTCAACAGGGACAGGGCCACCGGAGGGAAATGCGAGTTCCCAGGATTTAAATAGGATAGTGGTTCTGAAGCCCAGTCCAGCCAGAATTCAAAACCCCTCAATCATAATCAGTCCAAGCTCTTCCCCACAATCACATCATAGCTTGAAATGTCAAAAAGATGGTCAAAGAGTCGTTTCTCATTTTTCTCtgaaagaaattaaaagaaaGTTGAGACGTCTCATTGGTGAAAGCAAAAGGGAGCATCATTTGATCTCCATGGATAGTGTTCTACACAAAATTTCATCTGGATCTAAATCTTCAGGTGATACAGGTAAACAGATTGCTGGGGAGAGTGAAGTCACAAGTTTGGCAAGTAAAACTTCCTGCAATACTGATAGTGGTTCCCAATCCTCAGCCATTTCCAAGAAAACAGACAAAAAGATCAGGCCCAAGGAATGCCAACTTAATGTCAAGAGTGATGTTACTTTTCGGGGGGTTGGATCTTTCTTCTATGAGGAGGCCAAGAAGCATCTTGCTGAGATGCTACATACTGGAGATCAAATCAATAATTTGCCAAGCGAACATGGCTCAAAATCCATAGGAAGGATACTTTCTCTGCCAGAATACAATTTGTTATCTCCTAGAGATGGTCCTGCAAGTGAAAAGGATCTTGACTTGTCACCTAAACAGACAAGATTGTCCTCGTCACGACAGTTCAAACAAGAAGATGCTGCCAGCCATTTAAGCCCATCGAGACAGAATTCCAAAAGTACAGAATGCAATGCTAGCAATCCAGTTGATGAAACCCAAGTTCTTGAGTCAAATCCAGAACTCATTGATACACAAACGCACGAGGAAAATTGCATAGGGGAAGCTTTAAACCCCAAAG ATGCCAGCTTGGAAGGGTGTAACCATATGGATGAACTTTCAGAATCATGTAGCACGGAACCCATTGCTATTGGTGAAAGACTTGATGTTAGAGGACTGGAGCTG GGTTCCTTGTTAGAGAAACCACAACAATTGACCCCATCTGTATCTATCTTGCCTAGCTCTTATGAGAGCATCAGTGAAAAGCTAGACCGCCCAAGTCCCGTATCTGTTCTTGAACCTTGCTTCTCAGACGGTACTGTCAGTCCTGCAAGCATGATGGTTGAACAAA CTGAGTTGCCGATACAACCTCAAGAGTTACATTTTGAAGAACATGATATTTCGTCCGTGGTTCTAACATCATCTAATTCTGAAGTCAACCAAAGATTTCATTTGGATGACAAAGAAGCAAGGTTTGAATACATAAAAACTGTTTTGGAAATCTCGGGCTTAAGCATGGATGAACTTTTGAAGGGATGGAATCTGAATGATCaatttcttgaaccatcttTGTTTGATGAAGTGGGAACCTCATACGGTCAATTACAAAACAATCCAAAGCTTCTCTTTGATTGCATTAACGAAGTTCTCATGGAGATGCAGGAGAGATTTTTCAGATTCAACCCATGGGTATCTTTTATCAAGCCTAATGTTCGGCCAGTCCCAGTAGATGGGGACTTTATTCAAGAAGTGAGCAAAGGCATTGATTGGCATCTCTGCATGCAGTTTCCGAGCACAGTAGATCAGATAGTGCGGAAAAACTTGGATTCTGGAACTTGGATAAACCTCCGGTTTGAAACTGAAGACATTTGGATTGAGATTGAATATACCCTCTTAGATGATTTACTGGAAGAAACTGCATATGAATTCTGGTTTGAACCTTAA
- the LOC103722359 gene encoding uncharacterized protein LOC103722359 isoform X1 yields the protein MGKRSYKRAARSEKDNAGCMWGLISMFDFRRGHSSQKLLSNRKHGSGRRVGIRYSRSELDNSEEKQEIEDDFDEEKEGMVNLGMPSVKELMEEEMSKAHSPKKIPSDEVEQMLSDLGHNVHLEKKHKKRSKNQKVNSYLHVHDLNAPASLDCHINSMEGSLNFDLAAFFTEFYGYNDGCQERHADCKRMIDSSPSLKAVDLGKHYHHDEPDSQIEQKKSILQKALGRVAEAILNQKLVEAEQLTGNRGAQSEEFINAVEILNSNKELLLKLIQDPNSVLLKHIQDIQNAQIGKKFQLKSCQNLEESELLEEEIGSSVQCEESASNKPFHKRNRHKFFRNKDQSTGTGPPEGNASSQDLNRIVVLKPSPARIQNPSIIISPSSSPQSHHSLKCQKDGQRVVSHFSLKEIKRKLRRLIGESKREHHLISMDSVLHKISSGSKSSGDTGKQIAGESEVTSLASKTSCNTDSGSQSSAISKKTDKKIRPKECQLNVKSDVTFRGVGSFFYEEAKKHLAEMLHTGDQINNLPSEHGSKSIGRILSLPEYNLLSPRDGPASEKDLDLSPKQTRLSSSRQFKQEDAASHLSPSRQNSKSTECNASNPVDETQVLESNPELIDTQTHEENCIGEALNPKETVLVADASLEGCNHMDELSESCSTEPIAIGERLDVRGLELGSLLEKPQQLTPSVSILPSSYESISEKLDRPSPVSVLEPCFSDGTVSPASMMVEQTELPIQPQELHFEEHDISSVVLTSSNSEVNQRFHLDDKEARFEYIKTVLEISGLSMDELLKGWNLNDQFLEPSLFDEVGTSYGQLQNNPKLLFDCINEVLMEMQERFFRFNPWVSFIKPNVRPVPVDGDFIQEVSKGIDWHLCMQFPSTVDQIVRKNLDSGTWINLRFETEDIWIEIEYTLLDDLLEETAYEFWFEP from the exons ATGGGAAAGAGATCTTACAAGCGAGCTGCACGGTCTGAAAAGGACAATGCAGGCTGTATGTGGGGTTTGATTAGCATGTTTGATTTCCGCCGGGGTCATTCAAGTCAGAAGTTGCTTTCAAATAGGAAACATGGGAGTGGTAGACGTGTTG GTATCAGATATTCAAGAAGTGAACTTGACAATTCTGAGGAGAAACAAGAAATTGAAGAT GATTTTgacgaagaaaaagaaggaatggTTAATTTGGGTATGCCTAGTGTCAAAGAACTCATGGAGGAAGAAATGTCTAAAGCACATTCCCCGAAGAAGATTCCGAGTGATGAAGTCGAACAGATGCTGTCTGACTTGGGACATAATGTCCATCTTgagaaaaaacataaaaaaagaagcaagaatCAGAAAGTAAACTCATATCTTCATGTCCATGATTTGAATGCTCCTGCAAGCTTGGATTGTCATATAAACTCAATGGAAGGATCTCTCAATTTTGACTTAGCTGCATTTTTCACAGAATTCTATGGTTACAATGATGGATGCCAAGAAAGGCATGCAGATTGTAAAAGAATGATTGATTCAAGTCCTTCCTTAAAAGCTGTTGATCTGGGGAAGCATTATCATCATGACGAACCTGATTCCCAAATTGAACAGAAGAAATCTATTCTTCAAAAGGCACTTGGTAGAGTAGCAGAGGCTATTTTAAATCAGAAGCTTGTTGAAGCAGAACAACTTACCGGCAACAGGGGAGCCCAGTCTGAAGAGTTCATCAATGCAGTAGAGATACTGAATTCGAACAAGGAATTGTTATTAAAGCTAATTCAGGATCCAAATTCAGTTCTGTTAAAACATATTCAAGATATTCAGAATGCTCAAATTGGAAAAAAGTTTCAGCTGAAGTCTTGTCAAAACTTGGAAGAAAGTGAATTGCTAGAAGAAGAGATTGGCAGTTCAGTTCAATGCGAAGAATCTGCCAGTAATAAACCTTTTCACAAACGAAACAGACATAAGTTCTTTAGAAACAAGGATCAGTCAACAGGGACAGGGCCACCGGAGGGAAATGCGAGTTCCCAGGATTTAAATAGGATAGTGGTTCTGAAGCCCAGTCCAGCCAGAATTCAAAACCCCTCAATCATAATCAGTCCAAGCTCTTCCCCACAATCACATCATAGCTTGAAATGTCAAAAAGATGGTCAAAGAGTCGTTTCTCATTTTTCTCtgaaagaaattaaaagaaaGTTGAGACGTCTCATTGGTGAAAGCAAAAGGGAGCATCATTTGATCTCCATGGATAGTGTTCTACACAAAATTTCATCTGGATCTAAATCTTCAGGTGATACAGGTAAACAGATTGCTGGGGAGAGTGAAGTCACAAGTTTGGCAAGTAAAACTTCCTGCAATACTGATAGTGGTTCCCAATCCTCAGCCATTTCCAAGAAAACAGACAAAAAGATCAGGCCCAAGGAATGCCAACTTAATGTCAAGAGTGATGTTACTTTTCGGGGGGTTGGATCTTTCTTCTATGAGGAGGCCAAGAAGCATCTTGCTGAGATGCTACATACTGGAGATCAAATCAATAATTTGCCAAGCGAACATGGCTCAAAATCCATAGGAAGGATACTTTCTCTGCCAGAATACAATTTGTTATCTCCTAGAGATGGTCCTGCAAGTGAAAAGGATCTTGACTTGTCACCTAAACAGACAAGATTGTCCTCGTCACGACAGTTCAAACAAGAAGATGCTGCCAGCCATTTAAGCCCATCGAGACAGAATTCCAAAAGTACAGAATGCAATGCTAGCAATCCAGTTGATGAAACCCAAGTTCTTGAGTCAAATCCAGAACTCATTGATACACAAACGCACGAGGAAAATTGCATAGGGGAAGCTTTAAACCCCAAAG AAACTGTGCTAGTAGCAGATGCCAGCTTGGAAGGGTGTAACCATATGGATGAACTTTCAGAATCATGTAGCACGGAACCCATTGCTATTGGTGAAAGACTTGATGTTAGAGGACTGGAGCTG GGTTCCTTGTTAGAGAAACCACAACAATTGACCCCATCTGTATCTATCTTGCCTAGCTCTTATGAGAGCATCAGTGAAAAGCTAGACCGCCCAAGTCCCGTATCTGTTCTTGAACCTTGCTTCTCAGACGGTACTGTCAGTCCTGCAAGCATGATGGTTGAACAAA CTGAGTTGCCGATACAACCTCAAGAGTTACATTTTGAAGAACATGATATTTCGTCCGTGGTTCTAACATCATCTAATTCTGAAGTCAACCAAAGATTTCATTTGGATGACAAAGAAGCAAGGTTTGAATACATAAAAACTGTTTTGGAAATCTCGGGCTTAAGCATGGATGAACTTTTGAAGGGATGGAATCTGAATGATCaatttcttgaaccatcttTGTTTGATGAAGTGGGAACCTCATACGGTCAATTACAAAACAATCCAAAGCTTCTCTTTGATTGCATTAACGAAGTTCTCATGGAGATGCAGGAGAGATTTTTCAGATTCAACCCATGGGTATCTTTTATCAAGCCTAATGTTCGGCCAGTCCCAGTAGATGGGGACTTTATTCAAGAAGTGAGCAAAGGCATTGATTGGCATCTCTGCATGCAGTTTCCGAGCACAGTAGATCAGATAGTGCGGAAAAACTTGGATTCTGGAACTTGGATAAACCTCCGGTTTGAAACTGAAGACATTTGGATTGAGATTGAATATACCCTCTTAGATGATTTACTGGAAGAAACTGCATATGAATTCTGGTTTGAACCTTAA